One region of Myxococcota bacterium genomic DNA includes:
- a CDS encoding site-2 protease family protein, which produces MTPDDLLDRLRTFVPVLLSLSVHEWAHAYAAFRLGDDTAARMGRMTLNPIAHIDPVGTLLLPLLGVPFGWAKPVPVNPVRFDRSVSMGTGMAITAAAGPASNFVLAALSLLVLGAMHHFGALQPGLLHLFVTLAIVNVSLGVFNLFPISPLDGSRIAEAFVPYGWRSAWDAWASAGPFLLFALIAAPRLLGVSLLAWPMAGLMSLLSAIFR; this is translated from the coding sequence ATGACTCCCGACGACCTGCTCGACCGGCTGCGCACGTTCGTGCCCGTGCTGCTCTCGCTCTCGGTGCACGAGTGGGCGCACGCCTACGCGGCCTTCCGCCTGGGCGACGACACCGCGGCGCGCATGGGGCGCATGACGTTGAACCCGATCGCGCACATCGACCCGGTGGGCACCCTGCTCCTGCCGCTGCTCGGCGTGCCGTTCGGCTGGGCGAAGCCCGTGCCGGTGAATCCGGTGCGCTTCGACCGCAGCGTGAGCATGGGCACCGGCATGGCGATCACGGCCGCGGCCGGCCCGGCCAGCAATTTCGTGCTCGCGGCCCTGTCGCTGCTCGTCCTGGGCGCGATGCACCACTTCGGAGCGCTTCAGCCCGGGCTCCTGCACCTCTTCGTCACGCTCGCGATCGTCAACGTGAGCCTGGGCGTGTTCAACCTGTTCCCAATTTCGCCGCTCGATGGCAGCCGCATCGCCGAGGCGTTCGTGCCCTATGGCTGGCGCTCGGCCTGGGACGCGTGGGCCTCCGCGGGACCCTTCCTGCTGTTCGCGCTGATCGCGGCTCCGCGGCTGCTCGGCGTGTCGCTCTTGGCCTGGCCCATGGCGGGGCTGATGTCGCTGCTCTCGGCGATCTTCCGCTGA
- a CDS encoding AAA family ATPase, which produces MNKLTRVLLTLAGAGVTLLAIYALFASWQPTPEAITMQEFRSYVGGKHITAIEQHAHDFDVTFRNGATRRVVGRLEEELADELDHQGVQITEVSESQDSGVWSALLTSWMPLLVFMAVFFFFMKRSGGNVFALRRSKHRTVKERPKVRFADVGGCEEAKRQLGDLVDFLANPKRWTAAGVRAPRGVLLEGPPGCGKTLLARALAGETGASFLTVAGSEFVEMFIGVGAARVRDLFESAAKAAPVVIFVDELDAIGRRRNSGIGFANSELEATLNQLLVSLDGFQPTDRVVVLAATNRADILDPALVRAGRFDRRLRVPLLSRDARLQVLEIHTRGKSLAAEVSLPALADCTDGWTGAELETLVNEAGLLSLRRTRELGDAAISVRSEDFARALTQPAEGSPMTPLETTLIESALKLCEPVGAARLRVALVDGSSLEGDLVWADSGFLKLRRASGDTLVPKRQVRTIESLDAEPAKLRLTAP; this is translated from the coding sequence ATGAACAAGCTCACGCGCGTGCTGCTCACGCTGGCGGGTGCAGGGGTCACCCTGCTGGCGATCTACGCCCTGTTCGCAAGCTGGCAGCCCACGCCGGAAGCCATCACGATGCAGGAGTTCCGGAGCTACGTCGGCGGCAAGCACATCACGGCCATCGAGCAGCATGCGCACGATTTCGACGTCACTTTCCGCAACGGCGCCACACGCCGCGTGGTCGGACGGCTCGAGGAAGAGCTCGCCGACGAGCTCGACCATCAGGGCGTCCAGATCACCGAGGTCAGCGAGTCTCAGGACAGCGGTGTCTGGAGCGCGCTCCTCACGTCCTGGATGCCGCTGCTCGTGTTCATGGCCGTCTTCTTCTTCTTCATGAAGCGCAGCGGCGGCAATGTCTTCGCACTGCGGCGCAGCAAGCACCGGACCGTGAAGGAGCGCCCGAAGGTGCGCTTCGCGGACGTCGGCGGCTGCGAGGAGGCGAAGCGCCAGCTCGGCGATCTCGTGGACTTTCTCGCCAACCCCAAGCGCTGGACCGCCGCGGGCGTGCGCGCACCGCGCGGCGTCCTGCTCGAGGGGCCACCGGGCTGCGGCAAGACACTGCTCGCGCGGGCGCTCGCCGGCGAGACCGGAGCGAGCTTCCTCACGGTCGCCGGGTCGGAGTTCGTCGAGATGTTCATCGGGGTCGGCGCCGCGCGCGTGCGCGACCTGTTCGAGAGCGCGGCGAAGGCGGCCCCGGTCGTGATCTTCGTGGACGAGCTCGACGCGATCGGCCGCCGCCGGAACTCGGGCATCGGCTTCGCCAACAGCGAGCTCGAGGCGACGCTGAACCAGCTGTTGGTGAGCCTGGACGGCTTCCAGCCCACCGATCGCGTGGTGGTGCTCGCGGCGACGAACCGCGCCGACATCCTCGACCCGGCGCTGGTACGCGCGGGCCGCTTCGACCGGCGGCTGCGCGTGCCCCTGCTGTCGCGCGACGCGCGCCTGCAAGTGCTCGAGATCCACACCCGCGGGAAGTCACTCGCCGCCGAGGTCTCGCTGCCCGCGCTCGCGGACTGCACCGACGGCTGGACCGGCGCCGAGCTGGAGACGCTGGTGAACGAGGCCGGCCTGCTCTCCCTGCGCCGCACGCGCGAGCTCGGCGACGCGGCGATCTCGGTGCGCTCCGAGGACTTCGCGCGCGCGCTGACGCAGCCCGCGGAGGGCTCGCCGATGACGCCGCTCGAGACCACGCTGATCGAGTCCGCGCTGAAGCTCTGCGAGCCCGTGGGTGCGGCGCGCTTGCGTGTCGCGCTCGTGGACGGCAGCTCGCTCGAGGGCGACCTGGTCTGGGCCGACTCCGGCTTCTTGAAACTGCGGCGCGCATCGGGAGATACTCTGGTGCCCAAGCGCCAGGTGCGCACGATCGAGTCACTCGACGCGGAGCCCGCGAAGCTCCGGCTGACCGCGCCATGA